A single region of the Raphanus sativus cultivar WK10039 chromosome 1, ASM80110v3, whole genome shotgun sequence genome encodes:
- the LOC108847958 gene encoding uncharacterized protein At4g04775-like has translation MSAASSTTTGGRRRVRTPGIPSRCWCGVGVTELISRSSANPYRRYYRCLSAASQRLENDNHVFKWVDEAFTDEIQQLDYQVRILEEEVHSLKATIRNEGDIREGPKKMPMIKISGGCVLLTIVLVLGIMMYKK, from the exons ATGTCCGCCGCTTCATCAACCACGACCGGTGGTCGGAGACGGGTACGAACTCCGGGGATACCTAGTAGGTGTTGGTGCGGGGTTGGCGTCACCGAGCTCATCTCCAGAAGCTCGGCAAACCCATATCGCCGGTATTATCGGTGTCTCTCTGCGGCTTCACAGAGG cTCGAGAACGACAATCATGTCTTCAAATGGGTTGACGAAGCCTTCACCGATGAGATACAGCAGCTGGACTACCAAGTTCGAATACTCGAAGAAGAAGTTCATAGTCTCAAAGCAACAATAAGGAACGAAGGAGATATCCGCGAAGGTCCCAAAAAGATGCCCATGATAAAGATATCAGGAGGTTGTGTTCTTCTTACCATCGTTTTAGTTCTAGGAATTATGATGTACAAAAAGTAA